The following proteins are encoded in a genomic region of Heptranchias perlo isolate sHepPer1 chromosome 6, sHepPer1.hap1, whole genome shotgun sequence:
- the LOC137323087 gene encoding SLIT and NTRK-like protein 5, which translates to MKMYVWITQTIAFASFVLSWSETIESYGDICENLCSCEEKDEILVVGCENSEIISLLQISPPRFPVYHLFLTGNLLNRLYPNEFINFTGVSILHLGGNEIQDIEAGAFNGLRATRRLHLNNNKLEGIRDDTFSGLENLEYLQIDYNYISSIEAGSLSKLHMLQVVILNDNLLSSLPSNIFKYVPLTHLDLRGNRLKMLPYAGLLEHMDRVVELQLEENPWNCTCELIALKAWLESISYTALVGEVVCETPFRLHGRDLDEVSKQELCPRRMNIDSDWKAMPPLTTHGYFYTTPAPATSIVTSSSVSKFPSRAPKGTRLPKAPRVRPTSRGPSSKEGYNYGPIFAYQTKPPVPLVCPRQCTCNMQISDLGLNVNCQEKKIERITELEPKPYNPKKMYLTGNYILTVRRSDFFDSPGLDLLHLGNNKITVIQDRAFMNLTNLRRLYLNGNCIDRLTSEIFYGLRSLQYLYLEYNAIKEIVHGTFKPVPNLQLLFFNNNLLRVFPGDIFLGLNLTRLSLRSNRFTSLPMVGILEHLKSLIQIELYENPWDCTCDIMGMKHWLERLNTGTLINDVICESPKKFAGKDLRTIKSDSICPDYSDIIVSTPSPPVAQSTEPPTTAPTPFQYSADTGSVPLSVLILSLLLVFITSVFVAAGLFVVVMKRRKKAQSDRASTNNSDVSSFNLQYSVYSHRSAPKAKSPASHVYEYIPHPLEHMCKNPIYRSREGNSVDDYRDLHELKVTYKSHLEEERENQLRSPTYSISTIEPREEISPVQDVDHFYRGILEPEKESSSGNSVDYTYGSPPNYHYSSNYEDRRQYLQPERMRETVLYGAPSNVYAEHIRNDYLELKAKRHVEPDYLEVLEKQTTCSQF; encoded by the coding sequence ATGAAAATGTATGTCTGGATAACGCAAACCATCGCTTTTGCATCCTTCGTCCTGTCCTGGTCTGAGACCATCGAAAGCTACGGAGACATTTGTGAAAATCTTTGCTCCTGCGAGGAGAAAGACGAGATACTGGTTGTCGGTTGTGAAAACAGCGAGATCATCAGCCTCCTCCAGATCAGCCCGCCGCGGTTCCCTGTCTATCATTTATTTCTAACCGGGAATCTGCTGAACCGATTGTACCCGAACGAGTTTATTAATTTTACTGGCGTTTCTATTCTGCATCTGGGTGGCAACGAGATCCAGGACATCGAAGCGGGCGCTTTCAACGGACTGCGAGCGACGAGGAGGCTAcacctcaacaacaacaaattggaaGGGATAAGAGATGACACTttttcaggactggagaatttggaATACCTCCAGATAGATTATAACTACATCAGCTCGATCGAAGCCGGCTCTCTCAGTAAACTGCACATGCTGCAAGTCGTGATCCTGAACGACAATCTGCTCAGCAGCTTACCCAGCAACATTTTCAAATACGTCCCTCTCACCCATCTCGACCTGCGGGGCAATAGGCTCAAGATGTTGCCCTATGCGGGGCTTTTGGAGCATATGGACAGGGTGGTCGAGCTGCAGTTGGAGGAAAACCCCTGGAACTGCACTTGCGAGCTGATCGCCCTAAAGGCTTGGCTGGAGAGCATTTCTTACACTGCCTTGGTCGGGGAGGTTGTTTGTGAGACCCCCTTCAGGCTCCACGGCAGGGACCTAGATGAGGTCTCCAAGCAGGAGCTGTGCCCCAGGAGAATGAACATCGATTCCGATTGGAAAGCTATGCCACCTTTGACTACCCATGGCTATTTTTATACCACCCCAGCCCCGGCAACTTCCATCGTCACTTCCTCGTCTGTGTCGAAGTTTCCATCCAGAGCCCCCAAAGGCACTCGCCTCCCCAAAGCACCACGTGTGCGCCCCACCTCCAGGGGCCCATCCTCAAAGGAAGGATACAACTACGGACCCATTTTCGCCTATCAGACCAAGCCTCCCGTGCCTTTAGTGTGCCCCCGCCAATGCACGTGTAACATGCAGATCTCGGACCTAGGACTTAACGTGAATTGCCAGGAGAAAAAGATCGAAAGGATAACCGAGCTGGAGCCAAAGCCCTACAATCCCAAAAAGATGTACCTCACTGGAAATTACATACTGACCGTCCGGCGGTCCGATTTCTTTGACTCGCCGGGATTAGATTTATTGCATCTGGGTAACAACAAAATAACTGTCATCCAAGATCGCGCTTTTATGAATCTGACAAATTTGCGCCGACTTTACCTCAATGGTAATTGCATCGATAGACTCACTTCGGAAATATTTTACGGGCTACGAAGTCTGCAGTACCTGTACTTAGAGTACAATGCCATTAAGGAAATAGTGCACGGCACCTTTAAGCCCGTGCCCAACTTGCAGTTGCTCTTTTTCAATAACAACCTGCTGAGAGTTTTCCCTGGTGACATCTTTCTGGGTTTGAATTTGACCAGGCTCAGTTTGCGGAGTAACCGTTTCACATCCCTACCTATGGTTGGAATCCTAGAGCATCTGAAATCCTTAATACAGATCGAGTTATACGAAAATCCCTGGGATTGTACGTGTGATATAATGGGCATGAAGCATTGGCTGGAGAGGCTTAATACTGGCACTCTTATCAATGATGTGATCTGTGAGTCTCCTAAAAAATTCGCAGGGAAAGACCTGAGAACGATTAAATCCGATTCTATCTGCCCCGATTACTCTGATATAATCGTGTCGACTCCTTCCCCTCCCGTTGCCCAGTCTACAGAGCCACCCACCACCGCACCGACCCCGTTCCAGTACAGTGCAGACACCGGTTCTGTGCCTCTCTCCGTCCTCATCCTGAGCTTGCTTTTGGTTTTCATCACGTCCGTGTTTGTCGCCGCTGGGCTCTTCGTGGTGGTGATGAAACGACGCAAAAAGGCACAGAGTGACCGAGCCAGCACCAACAACTCGGACGTGAGCTCTTTCaacctgcagtacagtgtttaCAGCCACAGGTCGGCCCCCAAAGCTAAGAGTCCAGCCAGCCACGTGTACGAATACATCCCTCACCCTTTGGAACACATGTGCAAGAACCCCATCTATAGATCGAGAGAGGGCAATTCAGTAGACGACTACAGGGATCTACACGAGCTGAAAGTCACCTACAAAAGTCACTTAGAAGAGGAAAGAGAAAACCAACTGAGAAGCCCCACTTACAGCATTAGCACTATAGAGCCCCGAGAGGAGATTTCCCCGGTGCAAGATGTAGATCATTTCTACCGTGGGATTTTAGAACCCGAAAAGGAATCATCCAGTGGGAACAGTGTTGACTATACATATGGTAGCCCACCAAACTATCATTATTCATCAAACTATGAAGATagacgtcagtatttacagccagAAAGGATGAGGGAGACGGTGCTGTACGGGGCACCCAGTAATGTATATGCTGAGCACATTAGAAATGACTATCTGGAACTGAAAGCAAAGCGTCATGTTGAGCCGGACTACCTCGAAGTTCTCGAAAAACAGACAACATGCAGTCAGTTCTGA